ttatacaatgaTCTACTGTAAATTCTTAATTACACTAATTCTTGATTATACTCATGTTGGCATCCTACGTGTAGTAGGTATAGTGTTAAAAGTTAATTTCCTAGTTGTATTTCATATGAGTTGCAACAGAGAAGAAGGTGTGAGGAATGgaaggagaagaagagaatGAATGGAACAGTGAATTGGAATTGACCGACTTGCCTTCTCATTATTTACAATGCTCTATTTATATACAATACATGATTTTGATAATCACACTAATTAACTTTCTAACAAACAAAATTGTTAAGCTAACTAATTCAACAAATAAGTTGACTAACTCTAACTAACTAATTTTAGTACATGTAATACACATTTTAACGCTCCCCCTCAAGTTGGGTAATGAAATATATCTAACATTCCCAACTTGAAGAACATATcatcatgtaatttttttcctaatgcCTTAGTAAAAATATATGTCATTTGTTCTTTGCTAGCTATGTATTCAGTGTTGATCATTCCTTTTTGCAGCCTTTCTCTAATGAAATGACAGTCTATTTCAATTTGCTTGGTTCGTGCATGGTACATAGGATTTGAGGCAATCTCCATTGCTGCTTTATTGTCACAATGTAGATCCATAAGTAGTCTAGCTTGTGCTCCCAATTCTTTTAGTAATCTCTGCAACCACACCAACTTCGCTACAGTAGTAGTCATACTTCTATATTCAGCTTCAGCTGAGGATCTTGAGATTGTTCTTTGCTTCTTTTCCATGAAACAAGTGATTCACCAATCTTTATTCCTAAACATATTATAGACTTCCTTGACAGTATGCATGATGAccaatctgcatcacaaaaaACACTGATCTTCCTTGACTTTGTGCTACTCATTAACAGTCCCAATCCAGGTTGTTTCTTAATGTATTTTACTACATGTATTGCTGCATCATAGTGTGATTTCTTTATGGCATGCATGAACTGACTCAAGTTCTGTTGAACAAAAGAGATGCCTGGTCTTGTCATATCTAAATACAACAACCTTCCAATAAATCTTTGATAAATCCTCCTACTTCCAACTCAATATCatctataaaattaaattgGTTGTCATATTCTACGCTTGTGAGCTTTTGATTCTGTTCGAATGGAGTGTTTGTTGGCCTTGAACCAGCTAAACCACATTCTGATACCAACTCCAAAGCATACTTTCTTTGATTAATTTGTATTCTATCTTTTTACCTTGCAAATTCAATCCCAAGAAAGTATCTCAATTCCCTTAGATCCTTCATCTTGAAGTTATGATGCAGTGTATCTTAGCTTCTTGAATTAGTTCTCTATTGCTTCCAGCTATTAAAAGATCATCCACATATATTAGAATGGTAACAATATCACCAGCATCGATTGTCTTAGTGATTAGTGAGTGGTCCAATTTACTTTGGATGAATATTGATGGTGTGAGAGCATTGCTAAGTTTCAAATTCCATTGTCTGCTAGCTTGTTTCAATCTATTCAATGATTTGTGCAGTCTACAAACTTTATTTTCCCCATGGATGCTAAATCCAGGAGGTAATGACATGTAAATCTCCTCAAATAAATCTCCCTAAAGAAATGCATTGTGAAAATCCATTTGAAACATATACCAATTAGACTGAGCAATCAGTGCCACAACACACCTCACAGTAACCATCTTTACCACATGAGAGAAAGTGTTATGGTAGTCAACACCTGCTTGCTGTGTGAACCCCTTAGCAACAAGCTTGGCTTTGTACCTCTCAACACAGCCATCAGCTTTGAGTTTGATCTTACATACCCACTTAAAATCAATAGGTGTCTTGCCGTTAGGTAAGTCAACAATTTCCCAAGTCATGTTGTCACTAAGGGCCTGGATTTCTTGGTCCATAGCAAGGATCCCACTATTATCCTTGGAAGCTTGCTCAAACGAAGAGGGTTCAGTGAGAGAAGATAGAGTGGTGAGATAAGACCTATTAGCAAGTGATGGTAACCAGAAAAATTAACTGATATCTGTCTACTTCACTATTTTACCTTTGCTAATATCAGCTTTTGTAAACATGAAAATATTGTGCGATGACACAACATAGTAGTTGTTTCTTCAATATTTTACCTTTGTCAATACCAGCTTCTATAATAAAAACATCATGTGCATATGTTAGTGCCACAATAGTTCTATAAAACGGTTAGCCAATATGCTATTCTACCCATCGAATAGGTATTTAGGACTTCTTAATTCCTCCTAAGTTGTACAAGTACATATAATTAAGCACATTGGGCCCGTGTGCGCACGGGCAACTACCATATagtaatgtgtgtgtgtgtgtgtgtgcgtgtgtgcgtgcgtgtgtgtgacCCATACAAAGTGCTGCGaaacaattgatattttttaatcattagaAATTGGGAACTACAAAATGCTTCAATTGATTGCTCAAGTATGTTTAAGAGtaaaaaagttttctttatattattgattGCGTATGAGTAGGCCACGTattttatttcaagtttaaGTTTATTCCTTTTCAATTTTGGTGAAATACACATCTTGCTGGTGTTTGGTTTGGGAACTTCCTTTTTGGTTTTATTGTTTATTACTACTTAAGCATAATAATGCTACACAAGTTATAGGTCAGAATCATTATGTCCTAATGGCTTGGAATAAAAACATCTGTGGTGAAAAAGTAAGCGATGATGAGTAATCGACCAGCTCAGGAAAAGTTGGAACAAAACAAAGAAGATGTTAGTTTCACATGGTTCTTCAACATCTTCAAGAAactatacattaatatatataccagTTATTGATCTTCCAGAAACAtgctaaaatttattattccctccgtttaaaaaaatgacctcctttctttttaatttgtttaaaaaaaaggacctctttcttattttgataacattataattttagttttacACGTGGgatgtttaaggccacaagattaaATGACAACTTTGTACATTTGATAGAACattaatttaggaccacaatattcaaaagtcttctttatttttgtagACTATatatcaagtcaaactagactAGTCTTTGTGAAACTGAGGGAGTACGTATTTACAAGAAATAATAACAGTCAAGAAAGGTATTGTAACACCTcgtagccaaaatagaccaaaaattagtttttcaaaaaaatttgcaGGTGCAACCGACGGTGGTATCGATGGTCCGTAGGAaagatgacggtccgtcctgcacaaccttcGATGGGATCAAAAACTCAAACGGGAAA
This DNA window, taken from Solanum lycopersicum chromosome 5, SLM_r2.1, encodes the following:
- the LOC138348649 gene encoding uncharacterized mitochondrial protein AtMg00820-like — its product is MEDKLTIGLEVKFLLNEVSYQSLEDALSYLTTLSSLTEPSSFEQASKDNSGILAMDQEIQALSDNMTWEIVDLPNGKTPIDFKWVCKIKLKADGCVERYKAKLVAKGFTQQAGVDYHNTFSHVVKMVTVRCVVALIAQSNWYMFQMDFHNAFL